Below is a genomic region from Mesorhizobium sp. NZP2298.
CCGGCGGGTTGTAGTTGGCCTCATTCAGTCCGACATCGGTTCCCGGCGGGACGATCTGATCGATCCGATCCAGAACGTCGTCGCCGAGGCGAACCTCGGCGCCGGCGAGCAGATCGTCGAGATGCTGCATTGTGCGCGGTCCAAGAATGGCCGATGTCACGCTCCGATGAGCCATCACGAAAGCCATCGCCATGTGGGTGAGTGACAGTCCGGTTTCGTTCGCTAACGGGATGAGTCGCTCGACCGCATCCAGGCTGCGCTCATCCGACATTTGCCTGGGCATGTATTTCACCCGCAGGCTGTCGGGCATCTTCTGTCCTTTGCGGTAACGCCCGGTGAGCATGCCTTTCGACAATGGACTCCAGACCATCGCTCCCATTCCATGTCGCTCGCAGGTGGGAAGCACGTCGCGCTCTATGCCGCGATCGAGGATCGAATAGGGCGGCTGTTCCGTGCGGAAACGGGCTAGCCCGTGCCGCTCGGCGACCCATTGGGCCTCGACGATCTCGGAGGCCGGGAAGGTCGAGGATCCGATCGCCCGCACCTTGCCGGCGCGCATCAGATCGGTGAGCGCGGAAAGCGTTTCCTCGATGTCTGTGTCCGGTGCTGGCCGATGGATAAGGTAGAGATCGATATGGTCCGTTTGCAGACGGCGCAGCGACGCCTCCACAGCCTGCATGATCCAGCGTCGTGAATTGCCCTGGCTGTTCGCGTCTTCCCCCATGGGCCCATTCACCTTGGTGGTCAGCACGATGTTGTCGCGCCGGCCCTTCAGCGCCTTGCCGACGATCTCCTCCGACTCGCCGCGGCTATACCGGTCGGCGGTGTCGATAAAGTTGATGCCGTGATCCAGGGCCTTGTGGATTATGCGGATGCAATCGTCGTGGTCGGGATTGCCCAGTCCGCCGAACATCATCGCGCCCAGGCAGTAAGGGCTGACCTTGATGCCGGTCCGTCCCAGTGTGCGGTAGTGCATAACGTTCTCCTTGGTGCAGGGTTGTGGCTAGCACTGCCTTGCTGTGCTATTCAGCCTAAGCGGAACAGTATTCCGTTTTATACGGAACGATGTTCCGTTTTGCAAGCGGGTGTGTCGTGAACGACCGGAAAGACGATTCGGATGATGGCCTGGAGCCTCGGGCTCGCGGCGACCGGCGCGTGCGCGCCGATGCGCGGCGCAATCTCGACACGCTGCTACAGACGGCCATGGCGGTGTTTGCGAGCTCCGGCGTGGATGCGCCGGTGCGCGAGATCGCGGAAAGGGCGGGCGTCGGCATCGGCACCGTCTATCGGCACTTTCCGCAGCGCTCCGACCTGATCGCCGCCGTCTTCCGCCGCGAGATCGATGCCTGCGCGGACGCAGCATCGACCCTGTCGGCCGGGCTTGGACCCTTCGACGCGCTGGCGAACTGGATGCAGCGATACGCGGCCTTCGTCGCGGCCAAGCGTGGGCTCGCCAAGGCCCTGCACTCAGGAGATCCGGCGTTCGACAGTCTGCCGGGTTACTTCGATCAGAGGCTGCGGCCTGCCCTGCGCACGCTTCTGAAGGCCGCGACCGACGCCGGCGAAATCCGCGCCGATGTCGATGCCGACGAGCTTCTTGGCGCGGTGGCGAGCCTGTGCATGTCAGCCCACAATGCCGGAAGCGGCCGCGCGGAGCGCATGGTCGCTCTCCTCGTCGATGGGCTGCGCCACGGCGCGAAATCGTCGTAGCGGGGCCAAACCTGCACTGCTCTAGGACCGCGACCTGAGCGCGTCGTTCAGATTCCACATGTCCTTCTCCTCGGGCGCGGTCTCGAGGCCCAGCACCGGCAGCATCTTGCGCAGATGGTCGTGGTGGGTCCGCACACCGTATTCGAGGTCTGAGAGATAAAAGCCCTCAAAGGCTTCGGAGAGCATGGATTCGTTCGACCACACGGACAGTTGCACATCTTCCGACATGGTGTCGCGGTCGATGCGGAAGGACAGGTACCTGGCGGCGGCCTGCTCGCGGCTTTCGTCACGGTAACGGTAGATGGCGCCGCGCAGCAGGGTCTGACCCGTCGACAGCGGAAACTCCTGATAGAACTGCACGGATTCCGGCATCACCGAAATGACCGCATTGGGGAAAATGCCGTAGTAGACCCATGCCTTCTTCAGATAGTCAGGCAAGTGCGTCGGCTCAGGCGCGATCTTGACGTAGTTCCTGACGCTCCAGCGGCGGCCGGCATGCGGGTTGTAGGTGGCGAAGGATCGCGACACGCCGTTGATGAAGGGCTCATCGAAATAGGTCGCGCCATAGAGATCCTGCAAGGCGGGATGCGCCATGGCGACGTGATAGCCCTCATTGTCGACATCGCGCACCGACTTCCAGTTGACCGGGGTCTTCTGGGTCCAGATGCCCCAGGACGGCACCATGTCGGCGGCATTGTAGTGCGCGAACTCGGGTTCGATCGGCTTCATCAGTTCGGCGACCGAAGGCTGCGGGCCGCCATTGCGGAAGCGGATGAAAATGAAGCCCATCCAGATTTCGAGATCGAGCTGCATCAGGCCGAACTCGGTCTTGTCGAGGTCGGGGAAGGAGCGCGGGCGCGCGGCGCCGCGTAGTGTGCCGTCGAGATTGTAGACCCAGCCATGGAACGGGCACACCAGCGCGTTCTTGCAATTGCCCTGGCTGTCAGCGACGACGCGGCTGCCGCGATGGCGGCACATGTTGTTGAAGCCGCGCACGACGCCGTCCTTGCCGCGCACGATGAGGGCGCGTTCGCCGACCACGTCCATGGTCAGGTAATCGCCGGCGTTCGGGATGTCGGAAACATGGCCGACGATCTGCCAGTGGTTGCGGAAAACATGCTCCTTCTCGAGTTCGAGAAGGGCATCGGAATGGTAACTCCAGCCCGGTAGTCCCCGCCGGTCCCAATCGTTGGGGATCGCCACGTCACGGAGGTGCGGGTTCATAAAACGTCTCTTCTTTTTGTTGAATAATCATTCAATAAAATCATATTTTTCATTGAAATGCAATGGCTTGTGAAAATACGAAGGATTCTGAGGCGAGACCTGGGCGTCGCCTTCGGCTGAATTCGATATGGCTGCTGCCCAGGAAAATCGCGGAGAATCCGGGTGTTAGCCTCGGTTCCGAGACGCCGTTTCAGCACGATTTCCCGAGGCGCGGAAACCGAAGGGCAAGACGCCTGGCCGGAGGCAAAAAGCGCGCCGCGCCCCGGCCGATCTGCTGTTCGGCAGGCGCTTGGGGCCGGGATCGCGTGTGGGACTTGAGGTTCGCTTGCCTCGGCCAAATTCGAGTTGAGATGACCGATTTTGCCCGATTTTGCCCGAAATTTCTGTTTCGGCCTGGTTACATTTCCAGGTCTACACCACGTTCATGCTGTTACAAAGCGCGAGTAAGTTCGTTTCATCATCAAAAAGAAACGCAACGAAGGGGAAGGCAATGCATGCGAAAGTCAAGATCGTCAGCGGCGAGCACCGCCTCCAGGCTCCAGAGCGCGCTGACTGCCGCCCGAAACTGGCGCTGCGCCAACGCGCCAGCGACCACCCGATGGCTATGTTCATGGGGCTGGCTGCTTGCGCCTTCGTCGGCATGGCGCTTACGCCGACAGTCGGGCCGGCCTTCGCTTCGTTGAACCCGCCGGCCAACGTCGTTGACGGCGCGCCGACGACAATCAAGACCGCGCGCCTGCCGATGCCGACGCTCGATTTCGCCTGCAAGGGACAGGCCTGGGGCGCCGAGAGCGTGGATTGCCTGCGTGCTATCGCCGAGCAGTCCGGCACGCACAAGGCTCGCGCGATCCGCATGATCGCCAATGCTGCACCGCTGACCAACACGCCAAACATTTTCTGATTTCCGTCGAAGCGTGATCC
It encodes:
- a CDS encoding aromatic ring-hydroxylating oxygenase subunit alpha, with amino-acid sequence MNPHLRDVAIPNDWDRRGLPGWSYHSDALLELEKEHVFRNHWQIVGHVSDIPNAGDYLTMDVVGERALIVRGKDGVVRGFNNMCRHRGSRVVADSQGNCKNALVCPFHGWVYNLDGTLRGAARPRSFPDLDKTEFGLMQLDLEIWMGFIFIRFRNGGPQPSVAELMKPIEPEFAHYNAADMVPSWGIWTQKTPVNWKSVRDVDNEGYHVAMAHPALQDLYGATYFDEPFINGVSRSFATYNPHAGRRWSVRNYVKIAPEPTHLPDYLKKAWVYYGIFPNAVISVMPESVQFYQEFPLSTGQTLLRGAIYRYRDESREQAAARYLSFRIDRDTMSEDVQLSVWSNESMLSEAFEGFYLSDLEYGVRTHHDHLRKMLPVLGLETAPEEKDMWNLNDALRSRS
- a CDS encoding aldo/keto reductase, yielding MHYRTLGRTGIKVSPYCLGAMMFGGLGNPDHDDCIRIIHKALDHGINFIDTADRYSRGESEEIVGKALKGRRDNIVLTTKVNGPMGEDANSQGNSRRWIMQAVEASLRRLQTDHIDLYLIHRPAPDTDIEETLSALTDLMRAGKVRAIGSSTFPASEIVEAQWVAERHGLARFRTEQPPYSILDRGIERDVLPTCERHGMGAMVWSPLSKGMLTGRYRKGQKMPDSLRVKYMPRQMSDERSLDAVERLIPLANETGLSLTHMAMAFVMAHRSVTSAILGPRTMQHLDDLLAGAEVRLGDDVLDRIDQIVPPGTDVGLNEANYNPPAILQADLRRRPAGERAAA
- a CDS encoding TetR/AcrR family transcriptional regulator; amino-acid sequence: MFRFASGCVVNDRKDDSDDGLEPRARGDRRVRADARRNLDTLLQTAMAVFASSGVDAPVREIAERAGVGIGTVYRHFPQRSDLIAAVFRREIDACADAASTLSAGLGPFDALANWMQRYAAFVAAKRGLAKALHSGDPAFDSLPGYFDQRLRPALRTLLKAATDAGEIRADVDADELLGAVASLCMSAHNAGSGRAERMVALLVDGLRHGAKSS